From one Solanum lycopersicum chromosome 12, SLM_r2.1 genomic stretch:
- the LOC138340368 gene encoding uncharacterized protein — MTGESIHQSSSTVSTETVAKIRPIHDPSSVYYLHPSERPSNSLTKYLLKGDNFDVWEQTICHALEGRSKIGFLYENEFPKPTNDLELDAWKANNSIICSWIFNSVDETIQPSLVAHKIAHELWTDIKARYGGTNAPKSWQLKSDLQTLRQKGQSVVSYYNQFITI; from the coding sequence ATGACAGGCGAGTCTATTCATCAATCCAGCAGCACTGTTTCCACCGAAACTGTTGCGAAGATTCGACCAATTCATGATCCGAGTTCCGTCTACTACTTGCACCCATCGGAAAGACCAAGCAACTCTTTAACTAAATACCTGCTAAAGGGAGATAATTTCGATGTTTGGGAACAAACGATTTGTCATGCACTCGAAGGCAGAAGCAAGATCGGTTTTCTATATGAAAACGAGTTTCCAAAACCAACGAATGACTTAGAACTTGATGCTTGGAAAGCAAATAACTCCATCATATGTTCATGGATATTTAATAGTGTTGATGAAACAATCCAGCCTAGTCTCGTCGCCCACAAAATTGCCCACGAACTATGGACTGATATAAAAGCAAGATACGGAGGCACGAATGCTCCAAAATCTTGGCAGCTGAAGTCAGACCTACAAACGTTACGGCAAAAAGGTCAATCTGTAGTCTCCTACTACAATCAGTTTATCACGATTTGA